DNA from Desulfomicrobium escambiense DSM 10707:
CAGGCCAGGGGTTTTCAGCTTGGTCGAGAGCACCGGATCGTGCCCCCAGGACAATTGTCCAAAAGGCTGTTGGACAATTGCTTCGGCTGTCCATTCGACATAGCCAATGAGTGGATGGGGCAAGGAAAGGGGGCGTTCGGTCATTCGGCAGCCTCCAGCAGTGGAGTAACACGGACGCGGCCGGTGAGGAGGTCGTCCATTAGGCTGATTTTTTGCAGAAGTAGATTAGCACGCAGTGCTGATTCGCTGCGGATACTTTCGTCGATGCTTGCCATCCGCTTGACTGCTTC
Protein-coding regions in this window:
- a CDS encoding DUF1016 family protein, with the protein product MTERPLSLPHPLIGYVEWTAEAIVQQPFGQLSWGHDPVLSTKLKTPGLRLAFALRTTEHGWSRSVLEIHIKQELGRLPDAIPGKEC